In a genomic window of Mucilaginibacter sp. KACC 22063:
- a CDS encoding alpha-amylase family glycosyl hydrolase: MKRRKFLILGLLLPALTLQAQHKPLSKHKKQMEVATDHKLIIYQMLPRLFGNTKTTNKFYGSIEENGVGKLDDINDAALQSIKKMGFSHIWYTGVIEHATMTDYSAYGIKPDDPDVVKGRAGSPYAVKDYYDIDPDLAVDVKNRMAEYEALIERTHANGLKVIMDFVPNHVARTYHSDVKPAGVHDFGEQDDKTQAFSAKNDFYYIPGQSFKVPGGYNPGGDDFHSPLKDGKFDENPAKATGNDAFTASPSINDWFETVKLNYGVDYANGRTGHFDPIPPVWQKMYDILHFWSEKRVDGFRCDMVEMVPVEFWQWVIGKLKAEHPNLIFIGEAYNVNEYRTYLFKGRFDYLYDKVGLYDGIKRLVRNEQNATTWDINKVWNHDCAGFDERMLRFMENHDEQRIASADFAGNPWLAVPGMIVTATLNTGPVMVYFGQEVGEPATVAEGFSGADGRTTIFDYWGVPEFQKWVNNGKYDGGQLSEQQQHLRRLYSNLLNTVKTSDALSNGKFYELMVANEHNTGFNTRLYMYMRYTDKERVLVVVNFNRSEQHVNVKLPADLLEQLHLSGAVNAQDLLTGKVFHTGNIEQGFDLALPASSGVMLKIN; encoded by the coding sequence ATGAAAAGAAGAAAGTTTTTGATACTTGGTTTATTGTTGCCTGCCTTAACTTTACAGGCACAGCATAAGCCGTTATCAAAACACAAAAAGCAAATGGAAGTAGCTACCGACCACAAACTGATCATATACCAAATGTTGCCGAGATTATTTGGCAATACTAAAACCACCAACAAATTTTACGGATCCATTGAGGAAAACGGTGTAGGTAAGTTGGATGACATTAACGATGCGGCACTGCAATCGATCAAAAAAATGGGGTTTAGCCATATATGGTACACGGGTGTAATTGAGCATGCCACCATGACCGATTATTCAGCCTATGGCATTAAGCCTGATGATCCGGATGTTGTGAAAGGCCGCGCTGGTTCACCTTATGCTGTTAAAGATTATTATGACATTGACCCCGATTTGGCTGTTGATGTAAAAAACCGCATGGCCGAATATGAGGCTTTGATCGAACGCACCCACGCCAACGGGTTAAAAGTTATCATGGATTTTGTGCCTAATCATGTTGCCCGTACCTATCACTCAGATGTAAAGCCTGCAGGTGTACATGATTTTGGTGAACAGGATGATAAAACCCAGGCTTTTAGTGCTAAAAACGATTTTTATTATATTCCTGGCCAGTCATTCAAAGTGCCAGGCGGTTATAATCCGGGGGGCGATGATTTTCACTCCCCTTTAAAGGATGGGAAGTTTGACGAAAATCCCGCTAAAGCTACGGGTAATGATGCCTTTACTGCCTCACCGTCTATCAATGATTGGTTTGAGACCGTGAAATTGAATTACGGTGTAGATTATGCGAACGGCCGCACCGGGCATTTCGATCCTATTCCGCCGGTGTGGCAAAAAATGTATGACATTTTACATTTCTGGAGCGAAAAGCGTGTCGATGGTTTCCGTTGTGACATGGTAGAAATGGTGCCGGTAGAATTTTGGCAATGGGTAATTGGGAAATTAAAAGCAGAACATCCCAATCTTATTTTCATTGGCGAAGCTTACAATGTAAACGAATACCGCACTTATCTTTTCAAAGGTAGGTTTGATTACCTGTATGATAAAGTGGGACTCTATGATGGCATTAAACGACTGGTGAGAAACGAACAAAATGCCACCACATGGGATATTAACAAAGTTTGGAACCACGACTGTGCAGGTTTTGACGAACGCATGCTCCGCTTTATGGAAAACCACGACGAGCAGCGCATTGCCTCAGCAGATTTTGCAGGCAACCCCTGGCTGGCTGTTCCGGGCATGATCGTTACCGCCACACTTAATACCGGGCCTGTAATGGTCTACTTCGGTCAGGAAGTTGGCGAACCGGCAACCGTAGCGGAAGGTTTCAGCGGTGCAGATGGGCGCACTACTATTTTCGACTATTGGGGCGTTCCCGAGTTTCAAAAATGGGTAAACAACGGCAAATATGACGGCGGCCAGCTATCAGAACAACAGCAGCACCTGCGCCGGCTTTACAGTAATCTGCTAAACACCGTAAAAACAAGCGATGCATTAAGCAATGGCAAGTTTTATGAATTAATGGTTGCTAATGAGCACAACACCGGCTTTAATACTCGCCTGTATATGTACATGCGTTACACTGATAAAGAAAGGGTACTTGTAGTGGTCAACTTTAACCGTAGCGAGCAGCATGTTAATGTAAAGCTTCCGGCAGATCTTTTGGAGCAGTTGCATTTAAGCGGAGCCGTTAACGCCCAAGACTTGTTAACAGGAAAGGTTTTCCATACCGGTAATATTGAACAGGGCTTTGACCTGGCTTTACCGGCGAGTAGCGGAGTGATGCTAAAGATAAATTAA
- a CDS encoding penicillin acylase family protein — protein MKYVKATIAVVITLALIWALQTKFGMLPPIGKFLNPCNGFWQNAESKHLKSETLKIEGLQKPVTIKFDENRVPHIFAQNDHDLYLAQGYITASDRLWQMDIQTRSASGRLAEIVGPKALGIDRYHRRIGMMYGAENTLRGFMKDPQVRTAILAYTEGVNSYIHKLTPRDYPIEFKLLDYKPEEWKPINCALLLKLMAETLSGYSDAPQMTNVLQKYGPAVTRDLFPDYPFREDPIIPAGTKWNFKPLPIPQPSKHFLAQQSGINATEKVEGIGSNNWAIAGSKTASGYPMLANDPHLSLTYPSIWYQVQLTAPDVNTYGVSIPGSPCIIIGYNNKVSWGVTNVDADVFDWYQIKFKDNNRNEYWYNNRWNKVSKRVEIIKVRGEQPITDTVLYTHQGPVTWESESKKPARSYIEMPVGNALRWIAHDESDDLKCFYLLNRASNYADYRKALTYYATPAQNFIFASNDKDIALTPNGKLPLKYKDQGKFILDGTDPADDWHGWIPAEQNPTAKNPAQGYLSSANQSSTDQTYPYYINWHFGAYERGKRINTRLAAMSKATVDSMRNLQTDTYSIFAQDALPVMLKYIDASKLDEDQLKVLDMLKHWDKYVTADAIGASFLNEWWGNFYKRTWSDNFPENQNLKLPTRDRTLQLMIQQPDSKWFDNLKTPVVENCGDLLMQTFAGTIAQMTHKYGKMGPKWQWGDVKETYINHLANIPGMGVGKFKAGGTGTTVNALIDGHGPSWRMVVQLGPNVKGYGVFPGGESGNPGSFFYDNMFTTWRNGKLNELLFLNSANESSKRIKTTLTLNTK, from the coding sequence ATGAAATACGTTAAGGCAACAATAGCTGTTGTTATTACGCTGGCGCTTATATGGGCATTGCAAACCAAATTCGGGATGCTGCCACCCATTGGAAAATTCCTTAATCCATGTAATGGGTTTTGGCAAAACGCCGAAAGCAAACATCTTAAATCAGAAACGCTTAAAATTGAGGGACTGCAAAAGCCGGTAACCATTAAGTTCGATGAGAACAGGGTGCCGCATATTTTTGCTCAGAACGACCATGACCTTTATCTGGCGCAAGGTTACATTACCGCCAGTGACCGCCTGTGGCAAATGGATATACAAACCCGAAGCGCATCGGGCAGGTTAGCCGAAATTGTAGGGCCAAAAGCTTTAGGCATCGACCGCTACCACCGCCGTATCGGCATGATGTACGGTGCTGAAAATACGTTGCGCGGTTTTATGAAAGACCCGCAAGTGCGCACAGCCATACTGGCCTATACCGAAGGGGTGAACAGTTATATACATAAACTTACGCCGCGAGACTATCCTATCGAATTTAAATTGCTTGACTATAAGCCCGAAGAATGGAAGCCAATTAATTGCGCATTGCTGTTAAAACTAATGGCCGAAACTTTGTCCGGTTATTCAGATGCACCGCAAATGACCAATGTATTGCAAAAGTACGGCCCTGCTGTAACCCGCGATCTGTTCCCGGACTATCCTTTCCGCGAAGACCCCATTATCCCGGCAGGCACCAAATGGAACTTTAAACCGCTACCTATACCGCAGCCTTCTAAACATTTCCTGGCGCAACAATCAGGCATTAACGCTACCGAAAAAGTCGAAGGTATAGGCAGTAATAACTGGGCAATTGCAGGCAGTAAAACGGCAAGCGGCTACCCTATGCTGGCTAATGACCCGCATTTAAGCCTCACTTATCCTTCTATCTGGTACCAGGTGCAGCTTACAGCTCCTGATGTAAACACATACGGCGTGTCTATCCCCGGTTCGCCTTGTATTATTATTGGTTATAACAATAAAGTAAGCTGGGGCGTAACCAATGTGGATGCCGATGTTTTTGATTGGTACCAGATCAAGTTTAAAGACAATAACCGCAATGAATATTGGTATAACAACCGCTGGAACAAAGTGTCCAAACGTGTGGAAATTATCAAAGTACGCGGCGAACAACCTATTACAGATACCGTGCTGTACACCCATCAGGGCCCGGTTACCTGGGAAAGCGAAAGCAAAAAACCGGCACGCTCATACATTGAAATGCCGGTTGGCAATGCTTTAAGGTGGATAGCACATGATGAATCGGACGATTTAAAATGCTTTTATCTGTTGAATAGGGCAAGCAATTATGCAGATTACAGAAAGGCTTTAACATACTACGCTACCCCTGCGCAAAACTTCATTTTTGCCAGCAATGATAAAGATATTGCACTAACACCAAACGGTAAATTACCGCTGAAATATAAGGATCAGGGTAAGTTTATTTTAGATGGCACCGACCCTGCCGACGATTGGCATGGCTGGATTCCTGCCGAACAAAACCCGACTGCCAAAAATCCGGCTCAAGGTTATTTGAGTTCGGCCAATCAATCATCGACAGATCAAACCTATCCGTACTACATCAACTGGCATTTTGGTGCTTATGAACGTGGTAAACGCATTAACACCAGGCTTGCCGCCATGTCAAAAGCTACAGTTGATAGTATGCGTAATTTACAAACCGACACTTACAGCATTTTTGCACAGGATGCATTGCCTGTTATGCTGAAATACATTGATGCAAGTAAGCTTGATGAAGACCAACTGAAAGTGCTTGATATGCTAAAGCACTGGGACAAATATGTTACTGCTGATGCTATTGGCGCTTCTTTTTTAAATGAATGGTGGGGTAATTTTTATAAACGCACATGGAGCGATAATTTCCCCGAAAATCAAAATCTGAAGCTGCCAACCCGCGACCGTACCCTGCAACTGATGATACAACAACCGGATTCAAAATGGTTTGATAATTTGAAAACGCCAGTTGTAGAAAACTGCGGCGATCTGTTGATGCAAACATTTGCTGGTACTATAGCGCAAATGACACATAAATACGGCAAGATGGGGCCTAAATGGCAATGGGGTGATGTTAAGGAAACTTACATTAATCACTTAGCTAATATACCGGGCATGGGTGTAGGAAAATTTAAAGCCGGAGGCACAGGCACTACCGTAAATGCACTGATAGACGGGCATGGGCCTTCATGGCGTATGGTGGTACAATTAGGGCCAAATGTAAAAGGCTATGGCGTGTTTCCCGGCGGCGAGTCGGGCAATCCGGGAAGCTTTTTTTATGATAACATGTTTACCACCTGGCGAAACGGAAAGCTAAACGAGCTACTATTCTTAAATTCGGCTAATGAAAGTTCGAAACGTATAAAAACAACCTTAACACTTAATACCAAATAA
- the glgB gene encoding 1,4-alpha-glucan branching protein GlgB: MAKQSDKAKSESKAKKKPTTEIAETDSAPIQNTAPETVKPVKKKSAKSISPDAPAFPETEPIKAIKKNGKKKDLSEPQETGTISAPSPVKFTKKPAGKKKSSAAVPDTFHGQEVSVFNIQPVEHYTRFTDFDIHLFRGGKHYKLYEKFGSHVVQHNGITGTYFAVWAPNAKYVSVIGNFNGWNKGSHPLFVRWDHSGIWEGFIPNIGSGEVYKYFINSNTGEDLEKGDPYALSWEIPPSTASIVKDTWYEWNDDNWMETRRQHNSLHKPYSVYELHLGSWARSPESPDDFLNYRQLADKLVPYIKDMGFTHVEFMPVMEHPYYPSWGYQIIGYYAASSRYGSPQDLMYLVEQLHNAGIGVILDWVPSHFPGDAHGLYNFDGTHLYEHADARKGFHPDWKSYIFNYNRNEVRSFLISNAIFWLDRYHIDGLRVDAVASMLYLDYSRKHGEWEPNIFGGNENLEAISFLKEFNEAVYQLFPDTQTIAEESTSFKGVSKPVFMGGLGFGMKWMMGWMHDTIKYFHLNPIHRKYHHNQITFSLIYTFTENFMLPFSHDEVVYGKGSMLGKMPGDDWQRFANLRLLYSYMFTHPGTKLLFMGSEFGQSEEWNFQHSLDWHLLQYESHFGIQSTVKALNHLYRDEPALFDKQFDYSGFEWIDGGNAEDSILVYARKANDSANDVVVVLNMTPVVRYDYRVGVPAEGTWKEIFNSDRKEFWGSGFVNENEVQSEKENWHGRDNSIRINVPPLAATIFKRIR; the protein is encoded by the coding sequence ATGGCAAAACAAAGCGATAAAGCTAAATCAGAATCAAAAGCTAAAAAGAAACCGACTACCGAAATAGCCGAAACCGATTCTGCACCTATACAAAACACCGCACCGGAAACAGTAAAGCCAGTTAAGAAAAAATCAGCCAAAAGCATTTCACCTGATGCACCTGCTTTTCCTGAGACTGAACCAATAAAGGCCATCAAAAAAAACGGCAAGAAAAAGGATCTGTCTGAACCGCAGGAAACTGGTACCATATCTGCGCCTTCACCTGTTAAGTTCACAAAAAAGCCTGCAGGTAAAAAGAAATCTTCAGCCGCTGTACCCGATACATTTCACGGTCAGGAGGTCTCTGTATTTAACATTCAGCCTGTTGAACACTACACCCGCTTTACCGACTTTGATATACATTTATTCAGAGGGGGTAAACACTATAAGCTTTACGAAAAATTCGGTTCCCACGTAGTGCAGCATAATGGCATAACAGGCACTTACTTTGCCGTTTGGGCGCCTAATGCTAAATACGTTTCTGTTATTGGTAATTTCAATGGCTGGAACAAAGGCTCGCACCCGCTTTTTGTAAGATGGGACCATTCGGGTATTTGGGAAGGCTTTATCCCTAATATCGGTAGTGGCGAGGTTTATAAATATTTCATCAATTCAAATACGGGTGAAGACCTTGAAAAAGGTGATCCTTATGCTTTAAGCTGGGAAATACCGCCGAGCACTGCGTCTATAGTTAAAGATACCTGGTACGAATGGAATGATGACAACTGGATGGAAACACGCCGCCAGCATAACTCATTACATAAGCCTTATTCGGTATATGAATTACACCTGGGTTCATGGGCACGCAGTCCCGAAAGCCCCGACGATTTTTTAAATTACCGCCAGCTGGCCGACAAACTGGTACCCTATATAAAAGACATGGGCTTTACGCATGTAGAGTTTATGCCTGTGATGGAACACCCTTATTATCCAAGCTGGGGATACCAGATCATTGGTTATTACGCCGCTTCCTCAAGATATGGGTCACCGCAAGACCTGATGTATCTGGTAGAGCAGTTGCACAATGCAGGTATAGGCGTAATACTGGATTGGGTTCCGTCTCATTTTCCTGGCGATGCACACGGATTGTATAATTTTGACGGTACGCATCTGTATGAGCATGCCGATGCCCGTAAAGGCTTTCACCCCGACTGGAAGTCCTATATATTCAATTATAACCGCAACGAGGTTCGTTCATTTTTAATCAGTAATGCCATATTCTGGCTGGACCGATATCACATTGATGGTTTACGTGTAGATGCGGTTGCATCTATGCTTTACCTGGATTATTCGCGTAAGCATGGCGAATGGGAACCTAACATTTTCGGAGGCAATGAAAACCTGGAAGCCATATCCTTCTTAAAAGAATTTAACGAAGCAGTTTACCAGCTTTTCCCTGATACGCAAACCATAGCCGAAGAGTCGACATCATTTAAAGGCGTAAGCAAGCCTGTATTTATGGGTGGCTTAGGTTTTGGCATGAAATGGATGATGGGCTGGATGCACGATACCATTAAGTATTTCCATTTAAACCCTATCCATCGCAAGTACCATCACAACCAGATCACGTTCAGTTTGATCTATACCTTTACCGAAAACTTTATGCTGCCGTTCTCTCATGACGAAGTAGTATATGGTAAAGGTTCGATGTTAGGTAAAATGCCGGGCGACGACTGGCAACGGTTTGCTAACCTGCGCCTGTTATATAGTTATATGTTTACGCACCCTGGCACAAAACTGCTGTTTATGGGCAGCGAGTTTGGCCAAAGCGAAGAGTGGAACTTCCAGCATTCGCTCGATTGGCACCTGCTGCAATATGAAAGCCATTTCGGGATCCAATCAACCGTGAAAGCGCTTAATCACCTTTACCGCGACGAACCTGCTTTGTTTGATAAGCAATTTGATTACAGCGGTTTTGAATGGATTGATGGCGGCAATGCAGAAGATTCTATACTGGTTTATGCGCGTAAAGCTAATGACAGCGCTAATGATGTGGTAGTTGTGCTGAACATGACACCAGTTGTACGCTATGACTATCGCGTAGGTGTGCCTGCCGAAGGCACATGGAAAGAGATTTTCAATTCTGACAGGAAAGAATTTTGGGGCAGCGGTTTCGTAAATGAAAATGAAGTACAGTCTGAAAAAGAAAACTGGCATGGCCGCGATAATTCGATCAGGATTAATGTTCCGCCATTGGCTGCAACCATATTTAAAAGAATCAGATAA
- a CDS encoding glycoside hydrolase family 31 protein yields MDENILNPELITSKLIEEEEEFHHLNNPVLGLKPIVKKYLNAVTGIEQKGNRFYFTDSEARVEINVVTDEIIRVRLAPHGVFLEEFSYAVPKLQQKALVFSLHEDENEYRVSTNTVNCHISKKDFVISFSDTQNHITSQDAVPMHWEENVQFGGYYVFGTKVCHKDEAFFGLGDKASDLNLRGRRFKNWNTDAYSFGWNQDPLYRSIPFYISLNEGMAHGIFFDNTFKATFDFGSEDRSKTSFWADGGELQYYYIHGPHMMDVVKRYHILTGTHPMPPLWALGYHQCRWSYYPEAKVRAVTKGFREQKIPCDGIYLDIDYMDGYRCFTWNRKYFPDPKQMIKDLAADGFKTVVIIDPGIRVDDNYSVFREGKEKKYFCRRCDDYFMEGHVWPGRCQFPDFTNPEVREWWGGLFDELVDIGVAGVWNDMNEPAVFGAGTFPDDVRHQYDGYRGSHRKAHNVYGMQMVRATYEGLRKLMKNKRPFTITRAGYSGLQRYASVWTGDNVASWEHLRLGNIQCQRLSMSGVPFCGTDIGGFSGEPDGELFTRWIQLGTFSPFMRAHSAGDTKEREPWSFGEPFTAINRKFIELRYRLLPYLYSTFWEHHRYGFPILRPVILQEQDELTNQARQDEFTYGDKILVCPVLEPGQTSRRVYLPKGTWFNFWTNEMFEGGREVVVPTPLETIPLFIKAGAVIPEYPVMQYVGEKEIEEVKLTVYYSDHDVNSFLFEDYGETFAYEQDIYLEKKFIAGGKENLFTIQQSMEGLYTPRYENYHFKIVGLPFKPSKIIADGKEVTELEFTDSILEFKFTKNFKHIDIIK; encoded by the coding sequence ATGGACGAAAACATACTTAACCCCGAATTAATTACCAGCAAATTAATCGAAGAAGAGGAAGAGTTTCATCACTTAAATAATCCCGTACTGGGCTTAAAGCCCATCGTAAAAAAATATCTGAATGCCGTTACCGGCATTGAACAAAAAGGTAACCGCTTTTACTTTACAGACAGCGAAGCACGTGTAGAGATCAACGTAGTTACAGACGAGATCATCCGGGTACGTTTAGCACCTCATGGTGTGTTTCTTGAAGAGTTTTCATACGCTGTTCCTAAACTTCAGCAAAAAGCACTTGTGTTTTCGTTGCATGAGGACGAGAATGAATACCGCGTATCAACCAATACCGTAAACTGCCATATCAGTAAAAAGGATTTTGTGATCTCTTTTTCTGATACCCAAAACCATATCACCAGCCAGGATGCTGTACCCATGCACTGGGAAGAAAACGTACAGTTTGGCGGCTATTATGTGTTTGGCACCAAAGTTTGTCACAAAGACGAAGCCTTTTTCGGCTTAGGCGACAAGGCATCGGACCTTAACTTACGTGGCCGCCGTTTTAAGAACTGGAACACCGATGCTTATTCATTCGGCTGGAATCAGGATCCGCTTTACCGCAGTATCCCCTTCTATATCAGTTTAAATGAGGGCATGGCTCACGGTATTTTCTTTGATAATACTTTTAAAGCAACGTTCGACTTTGGTTCTGAGGACCGTAGCAAGACCAGTTTCTGGGCTGATGGCGGCGAACTGCAGTATTATTACATCCACGGCCCGCACATGATGGATGTGGTTAAACGCTACCATATCTTAACCGGCACACATCCTATGCCGCCGCTTTGGGCGCTGGGTTACCACCAATGTCGCTGGAGCTATTACCCGGAAGCTAAGGTACGTGCGGTTACTAAAGGTTTCCGCGAGCAAAAAATCCCTTGCGATGGTATCTACCTGGATATTGATTACATGGACGGTTACCGCTGCTTTACCTGGAACCGCAAATATTTTCCTGACCCAAAGCAGATGATCAAAGATCTGGCTGCCGATGGATTTAAAACCGTTGTTATTATTGATCCGGGAATCCGTGTAGACGATAATTACTCAGTATTCAGGGAAGGAAAGGAGAAAAAATATTTCTGCCGCCGCTGCGACGATTACTTTATGGAAGGCCACGTTTGGCCGGGACGTTGCCAGTTTCCTGATTTTACCAACCCGGAAGTACGCGAATGGTGGGGTGGTTTGTTTGACGAACTGGTAGACATTGGCGTAGCCGGTGTTTGGAACGACATGAACGAACCTGCCGTTTTCGGTGCAGGTACTTTCCCTGATGATGTACGCCACCAGTATGATGGCTATCGCGGGTCGCACCGTAAAGCACATAACGTTTACGGTATGCAAATGGTACGCGCTACCTATGAGGGCTTGCGTAAGCTGATGAAAAACAAACGTCCGTTTACCATTACCCGTGCCGGTTATTCTGGCCTGCAACGCTATGCCTCCGTTTGGACCGGCGATAACGTGGCATCATGGGAGCATTTGCGTTTAGGCAATATCCAGTGCCAGCGTTTATCCATGTCGGGCGTTCCGTTCTGCGGAACTGATATTGGCGGCTTCAGCGGAGAACCAGACGGCGAACTGTTTACCCGTTGGATACAGTTGGGCACCTTCTCCCCTTTTATGCGCGCACACTCTGCCGGTGATACTAAAGAGCGTGAACCGTGGAGCTTTGGCGAACCATTTACTGCTATCAACCGTAAATTTATTGAGTTAAGATACCGTTTACTGCCTTACCTGTATTCAACATTTTGGGAACATCACCGTTATGGTTTCCCTATTTTGCGCCCTGTAATATTACAGGAACAGGATGAGCTTACCAACCAGGCACGCCAGGACGAGTTTACCTACGGAGATAAAATATTGGTATGCCCGGTATTAGAGCCGGGGCAAACCAGCCGCCGCGTATACCTGCCAAAAGGCACATGGTTTAATTTCTGGACCAATGAGATGTTTGAAGGTGGCCGTGAGGTTGTTGTCCCTACCCCATTGGAAACTATTCCACTGTTTATAAAAGCAGGTGCAGTTATCCCGGAATACCCGGTAATGCAATACGTAGGCGAAAAAGAAATAGAAGAAGTTAAACTGACCGTTTACTACAGCGATCACGATGTAAATTCCTTCCTGTTCGAAGATTACGGGGAAACTTTTGCTTACGAGCAGGACATTTATCTGGAGAAGAAATTTATTGCAGGCGGTAAAGAAAACCTGTTCACCATACAGCAAAGCATGGAAGGCCTTTACACCCCTCGCTATGAAAATTATCACTTTAAAATAGTAGGGCTACCATTTAAGCCATCTAAAATTATTGCTGATGGCAAAGAGGTAACAGAACTTGAATTTACAGATAGTATCCTCGAATTTAAGTTCACTAAAAACTTCAAGCACATAGACATTATCAAATAA
- a CDS encoding MFS transporter produces MSIKEKPRLTFWQIWNMSFGFLGIQFGFALQNGNASRILQKFGADVEHLSWFWLAAPITGMIVQPIIGHYSDRTWNRLGRRRPYFLTGAILSALALFLMPNSSALASFAPAIMVGAGMLMIMDASFNVAMEPFRALVADNLPDSQRGQGFSIQTCLIGLGAVIGSNLPYVFTNWFHISSTAPAGQVEDNVKYSFYVGGTILLLSILWTIIRTKEYPPAEYASFHPEEEVQEKHKSGLSEILTDLARMPKTMKQLGLVQFFSWFALFSMWVFTTPAIAAHIYHVPLGDTSSKAYSEAGDWVGVLFGVYNGVSAIYALILPAIARATSRKKAHAFSLVMGGIGLLSIYLIKDPHWLILPMIGIGLAWGSILAMPYAILSSSIPAKKMGVYMGIFNFFITFPQIVNGFLGGPIVKHFYNGQAIYAIVLAGIFMLCASVSVLFVQDSKDISVAKALAD; encoded by the coding sequence ATGAGTATTAAAGAAAAACCGCGCCTAACCTTCTGGCAAATCTGGAACATGAGCTTTGGCTTTTTGGGTATCCAGTTTGGTTTTGCGCTGCAAAACGGTAATGCCAGCCGTATACTGCAAAAGTTTGGCGCCGATGTAGAACACCTGTCGTGGTTCTGGCTGGCTGCGCCAATTACCGGTATGATCGTTCAGCCGATTATTGGCCACTACAGCGACCGTACCTGGAACCGTTTAGGCCGCCGCCGTCCTTACTTTTTAACCGGGGCTATATTATCAGCATTAGCGCTTTTCTTAATGCCTAACTCAAGTGCGCTGGCTTCTTTCGCACCTGCTATCATGGTTGGAGCGGGTATGCTCATGATCATGGATGCTTCGTTCAACGTAGCTATGGAACCATTCCGTGCATTGGTTGCCGATAACCTTCCTGATAGCCAACGCGGGCAAGGCTTCTCCATTCAAACCTGCTTAATTGGTTTAGGTGCAGTAATAGGTTCAAACCTGCCTTATGTGTTCACCAATTGGTTTCATATTTCTTCAACCGCACCCGCAGGCCAGGTAGAAGACAATGTTAAATATTCGTTTTACGTAGGCGGTACTATCCTGTTGCTCAGTATACTATGGACCATCATCCGCACTAAGGAATACCCCCCTGCCGAATATGCATCTTTTCACCCCGAAGAAGAAGTTCAGGAAAAACATAAAAGCGGCTTATCAGAGATCCTTACAGACCTTGCACGCATGCCCAAAACTATGAAACAGTTAGGGCTGGTACAGTTCTTTTCCTGGTTCGCGCTTTTCTCAATGTGGGTATTTACCACCCCGGCAATTGCAGCACATATTTACCATGTGCCGCTTGGCGATACTTCATCAAAAGCTTACAGTGAAGCCGGTGATTGGGTAGGTGTTTTATTCGGTGTTTACAATGGCGTTTCGGCTATTTATGCTCTGATACTACCTGCCATAGCAAGGGCTACAAGCCGTAAAAAAGCGCATGCATTTTCACTCGTTATGGGCGGAATTGGCTTATTATCAATCTATTTAATTAAAGACCCGCACTGGCTTATTTTACCAATGATAGGTATTGGTTTGGCCTGGGGCAGTATTCTGGCTATGCCCTATGCGATATTATCCAGCTCAATCCCTGCTAAAAAAATGGGCGTTTATATGGGGATCTTCAATTTCTTCATCACTTTCCCGCAAATTGTAAATGGATTTTTAGGCGGGCCGATCGTAAAACATTTTTACAACGGCCAGGCGATTTACGCCATTGTATTAGCCGGTATTTTTATGCTTTGCGCGTCTGTATCAGTACTTTTTGTTCAGGATAGTAAAGATATCAGCGTTGCTAAAGCGCTGGCCGACTGA